One Prunus dulcis chromosome 8, ALMONDv2, whole genome shotgun sequence DNA window includes the following coding sequences:
- the LOC117637951 gene encoding phytosulfokines-like: MASKLTSLCFIALILFLSLSSSAARPLPSASDANAMKAQDELKDVEVEKAMVEESCEGVGEEECLMRRTLAAHIDYIYTQKHNP, translated from the exons ATGGCTTCCAAGCTCACCAGCCTCTGCTTCATAGCCCTCATCCTCTTCCTCTCATTAAGCTCCTCCGCAGCTCGGCCGTTGCCTTCAGCTTCTGATGCCAATGCAATGAAAGCTCAAGATGAg ttGAAGGATGTTGAAGTAGAAAAGGCCATGGTGGAGGAAAGCTGTGAGGGAGTTGGGGAAGAAGAGTGCCTCATGAGAAGAACGCTTGCGGCTCATATTGATTATATCTACACACAGAAGCACaacccataa